From one Gemmatimonadota bacterium genomic stretch:
- the ahcY gene encoding adenosylhomocysteinase: MTSTTQVDHDIKDPALAGKGRLRTTWAERSMPVLRQIRERFEKERPFEGVRLSACLHVTTETANLMRTLKAGGADLVLCASNPLSTQDDVAAHLVVDEGISVFAVKGENEGRYYDHIRAALAHAPHVTMDDGADLVGSLHMLALDRLDDLAPPVRAWAGSLSAERRKEILEGVVGATEETTTGVIRLRAMARDGVLRFPVIAVNDSETKHLFDNRYGTGQSTIDGILRATNLLLAGSTAVVVGYGWCGRGVALRARGAGASVIVTEVDPIKALEAAMDGFRVLPLADAAPEGDLFVTLTGNINVIRPEHFEAMKDGAIVANSGHFNVELDLKGLARIAEGAPTEVREFVEEYRVGGKRVYVLGEGRLINLAAAEGHPASVMDMSFANQALATEYLLGNRTSLAREVHRVPAGVDREIAALKLAGMGVRVDSLTPEQEKYLASWHLGT; the protein is encoded by the coding sequence ATGACCTCGACGACTCAGGTTGATCACGACATCAAGGACCCCGCTCTCGCCGGGAAGGGGCGCCTGCGCACGACATGGGCTGAGAGAAGCATGCCCGTCCTTCGGCAGATCCGGGAGCGCTTCGAAAAGGAGCGGCCGTTCGAGGGAGTGCGACTTTCCGCCTGCCTACACGTGACGACCGAGACGGCCAATCTCATGCGAACGCTGAAGGCTGGGGGCGCCGATCTCGTGCTCTGCGCCTCCAATCCCCTTTCCACCCAGGACGACGTCGCCGCGCACCTCGTCGTGGACGAGGGGATTTCGGTCTTTGCGGTCAAGGGCGAGAACGAGGGCCGCTACTACGATCACATCCGAGCGGCTTTGGCCCACGCCCCGCACGTCACGATGGATGACGGAGCGGACCTCGTCGGGTCGCTGCACATGCTTGCCCTGGATCGGCTGGACGATCTCGCGCCACCCGTTCGCGCCTGGGCCGGCAGCCTTTCTGCCGAGCGTCGAAAGGAGATCCTGGAAGGGGTCGTGGGTGCGACCGAAGAGACGACCACCGGTGTCATCCGACTCAGGGCCATGGCGCGGGACGGCGTGCTGCGGTTCCCGGTCATCGCGGTCAACGACTCCGAGACGAAACACCTCTTCGACAACCGATACGGGACGGGCCAATCCACGATCGACGGGATCCTTCGCGCCACGAACCTCCTCCTCGCCGGCTCCACGGCGGTTGTCGTCGGGTACGGGTGGTGTGGGCGGGGCGTGGCGCTGCGGGCCCGCGGCGCGGGGGCGAGCGTCATCGTCACCGAGGTGGATCCGATCAAGGCGCTCGAGGCGGCGATGGATGGCTTCCGCGTCCTTCCGCTCGCTGACGCGGCGCCCGAGGGAGACCTCTTCGTGACGCTTACCGGGAACATCAACGTGATCCGTCCCGAACACTTCGAGGCGATGAAAGACGGTGCCATCGTCGCCAACTCGGGTCACTTCAATGTGGAGCTGGACCTCAAGGGACTGGCCAGGATCGCGGAAGGGGCGCCGACGGAAGTCCGCGAGTTCGTCGAAGAGTACCGCGTCGGAGGGAAACGGGTCTACGTCCTGGGGGAAGGGCGGCTGATCAATCTGGCGGCAGCCGAAGGGCATCCCGCTTCCGTCATGGACATGAGTTTCGCGAACCAGGCGCTCGCTACGGAGTACCTTCTCGGAAACCGAACCTCGCTCGCGCGCGAGGTCCATCGCGTGCCGGCTGGGGTGGACCGGGAGATCGCCGCGCTCAAGCTCGCGGGGATGGGGGTGCGGGTGGATTCGTTGACCCCGGAGCAGGAGAAGTATCTCGCGTCCTGGCACCTGGGGACGTAG